In the Silvanigrella aquatica genome, AATATTATCATCAATTTTTTTATATCATTTATTTGGCTTTTATCGTCAATTATTTTGACTCTACATTATCCTTTACTCATAAAAGTATATTGGATACCACTATTTATATTTCATCAATTGATATTTCTTTTTAGACTATCAGAACATTATGGATGTAATTTAACAAATAATCGATGGGAAAATTCTCGTAGCATCACTTCTAACTTTATAGTAAGATTTTTAATGATTAATAATAATTTTCATGCCGAGCATCACTTCTATCCTAGTATTCCATTTCAAAATTTACACAAATTGCATCTTGAAATTGGAAAAAACTTTAAATATATTGAATCCTCATATTTTAAATTTCATATTCATTTGATTTATAGATGTTTTAATTTACGAAAATTCAATAAAAATAAAATAAATTAAAAAAATTTAAAATACTATAATATGAAATTTAAAAATTTATTAATGAAAAATATTTAATAATGTAAACTCATGAAAGGTAGATTTATGAAAACAGAGCCCCTTGATTTTCAGAAAACCAAGAAATATAAATTAACTATGATTCTTTTATGTATTGGGTATTTTATTGACTTTTATGATTTAACTATATTTTCTGCAAGTTATGTAGATGTATTTAGAGATTCTTTTAATATATATGAAAAAGCAGATATTCAACAGTTATATTTAAAAATATCTAGTTTTTATACACTTGGGATATTCTGTGGTGCTATATTTTTTGGAATTATGGGTGATAAAATAGGTCGTACCGCAATGATACGCTACTGTATTTTAATATATTCCGTAGCGATGATTCTGAGTATTTTTACTACTTCTATTACTCTATTTACTATTTTACGTTTTATTTCAGGGGCAGGTTTAGCTGCTGAATTTGCTACTTCAAGTGTACTTATTAATGAATTATTGCCATCAAAGTCAGCTGCAAAATATACTTCATTGTTATATTTTTGTGGAATATTAGGCGGTATGACAGCAACTTATTTGGGTTCTATTTCTTGGCAAATGATGTATTTATTTGGTGGTTTGTCTGGAATTATTTTATATATTGCTAGAAAAAAAATATGCGAATCTATTTTATTTCTTAACTTAAATAAAAATATTGCCAAAGGAAATCCTTTTCAACTATTCCATGGTATTCCAAATATTTTAAAATTTTTAAGACTACTTTTTCTTATAATTCCTTTTAATTTTCTAATTTCAATTATGTTTATTTTTCCAAGATTTATGAATTTAAGTACTGATTTAAGTGTTTCTAATAAAACTTTATTAACTGGATTTTTTATTGGAAATTTAATAAGTACAGTATCTTGTAATTTAATAATAAATAAATTTAAAGATTTTCGAATATTTGTTCTAATAAATATAATTATATTTTCAATTGTTATGCCATCTTTTATATTTATCCCTGAAAAGTTATTTTTCCCTTATACTATTTTATTAGGTCTATTAGGTGGTGGATTACCTACAGTTTGGATTCAAATTGTTGTTAAAAGTTATGGTACAAATTTAAGAAGTACAGCTGCGAATACTTTATTTGCATTTGGGCGATTAAGTGGTATTTTGTTTAATACAATAATTGGTTTTTGTTTAGTAACCCCAGAAAATTTTCATTTTAGTGTTACAATAATGGTTGTTATAATTATGATAATTGTATTAATAGCTTTATTAAATACTAAAAATAACTATGATGTTAATATGGAATATTTAGAGAGTAAAAAGTTAGTTGCAAACTCTTCTAAATAAAAATTTAGAAGAATATTTTAAATATATTATAATTAAATTCAATTAATTTTTTTAGTCATTTTCTTATTTACAAAATCACCCAAAATAAATTTTTCAATTTCTTTCGTTGTTTCAATTAATTTTTGACCTTGCTCAACGAGTTCATGTGAAGACTCTGCGGTTTCACCAACGGATATTTGATTTTTTTGTGTTGCCCTATCTATTTCTGACATAGCGGTGGTTATCTGTCGAACACCAATATCTTGTTCCTTTGTAGCAGAAGATATTTGTTCAATTACAGAAACCATTGTAATAATGTCTTGCGATATTTTTGTAAATGATTCTTCCGCTTTGCCTGTTACAACTTTTCCTTCGGTTATTCTGTCTTTTGTGATATTTAATATTTTATTGACTTCTTCTTGGCTTTTTACAATTAAAGCTTGAATTTCTTTTGCCGATTTTCCACTGACTTTGGCTAAATTACCCACTTCTTCAGCGACCACAGCAAAGCCTTTTCCGTATTCTCCTGCGCGTGCCGATTCTATGGACGCATTCAAAGATAATAATTCTGTTTTCGAAACAATATCATTTATAACAGAAGTTTTTGCATAAATTTGGTTAATAATAGCAGCTATATTTTGTAATTGATTATTTGATTCCTGAATTGTTTCCATACTCAAGGACAAATTTTTCATAGTCTTTTGGCTATTTTCAAGTTTTATAGTGGCGGCTTTTGCTACCTGAGTTGATTCTTGCGCATTTTCAGCGGTTTTATTCACCATACTTGTAATTTGATTTATTGCCGCAGTCGTTTGATGAACAGAAGCAGCTTCCTGTGCCACAGATTCTTCTAATGATTGTGAACTTTTTTTAAGAATATGTGAAATGCTCATGGTGTGGTCACCTTGCTTTTTAAGCTCTTCAATATTTAATTTTATTTTTTTTGTTAATTTAATAATAATCGATATGATAATGAGGCTTGTCACGATTGAAAATACCATGACACATGTCATGGTGATCATGGTTATTGTCGTTAAATAGGCACC is a window encoding:
- a CDS encoding MFS transporter codes for the protein MKTEPLDFQKTKKYKLTMILLCIGYFIDFYDLTIFSASYVDVFRDSFNIYEKADIQQLYLKISSFYTLGIFCGAIFFGIMGDKIGRTAMIRYCILIYSVAMILSIFTTSITLFTILRFISGAGLAAEFATSSVLINELLPSKSAAKYTSLLYFCGILGGMTATYLGSISWQMMYLFGGLSGIILYIARKKICESILFLNLNKNIAKGNPFQLFHGIPNILKFLRLLFLIIPFNFLISIMFIFPRFMNLSTDLSVSNKTLLTGFFIGNLISTVSCNLIINKFKDFRIFVLINIIIFSIVMPSFIFIPEKLFFPYTILLGLLGGGLPTVWIQIVVKSYGTNLRSTAANTLFAFGRLSGILFNTIIGFCLVTPENFHFSVTIMVVIIMIIVLIALLNTKNNYDVNMEYLESKKLVANSSK
- a CDS encoding HAMP domain-containing methyl-accepting chemotaxis protein codes for the protein MTKKSLAFKIITSIIVLITLILFSCLYCIFMIDKTQSFAQETGNSWMPSIEAFSKINLYVGNLSRREVLVIADSVANQRDKMAKNFEDLQTFKNQLDKAFKEYESLGLIAVGEHEIYNQTMSLYKEYLNAYEIEIALVKQGKGLEALNHYYAVGRPTLFKLIGNIDKESNYNIEGGRNSTKQGAYLTTITMITMTCVMVFSIVTSLIIISIIIKLTKKIKLNIEELKKQGDHTMSISHILKKSSQSLEESVAQEAASVHQTTAAINQITSMVNKTAENAQESTQVAKAATIKLENSQKTMKNLSLSMETIQESNNQLQNIAAIINQIYAKTSVINDIVSKTELLSLNASIESARAGEYGKGFAVVAEEVGNLAKVSGKSAKEIQALIVKSQEEVNKILNITKDRITEGKVVTGKAEESFTKISQDIITMVSVIEQISSATKEQDIGVRQITTAMSEIDRATQKNQISVGETAESSHELVEQGQKLIETTKEIEKFILGDFVNKKMTKKIN